CGAGTCGGACGCGCGGTCAACGAGTCGATGCCCGCGTTCACGGTCGACCTCGTGCGCGACGCGCTGGCGGACGCCGGCGTCGAGACCGCGGACGCGACGGTGCTCCTCCTGGGGACGACGTACCGTCCCGGCGTGGCGGAGACGCGGAACAGCCCCGCCCTGCCGATCGCGGAGGGGCTGGCGAAGTACGGCGCGGACGTCTACAGCAGCGACCCGGTCGTCGACGGTCCCGACCAAATTGCCGCCGAACCGGTCTCACTGCGACAGGGCCTCGATCTCGATCCGGACGCGATCGTCGTCGTGACGCCGCACGAGGAGTTCACGTCGATCGATTGGGCGAACGTCGAGCCGACGGTCGTCGTCGACTGTCACGACGCCCTCGGTCTGGACGGGACCGCGCACGCCGAGTACGCTATCGGGTCCCCGAGAGCGCGGGCGACGGTAGCAGCCGAAGCGGGCGCGGCTGAAAACACGACACGCAGCGATTCGGAAGCGGTGAGTCACGGATCCGACGGGACAGATCGAACTGCGACCGTTTTCGACGGGGGAGACCTCGGTGCCGCGAGTCGGGAGGGGGGCGACCGGAGCGAGCGATGAGCCGCGTCCAGTTCGACGTCACGCATCCGGCGCACGTGCACCTGTTCAGACACGCGATCGGGGAACTCGTCGCCGACGGGAACACCGTCGCGGTCAGTTCGCGGGAGAAGGAGATCACGACCGACCTGCTCGACGCGTACGGCATCGAACACACGGTCCTCTCCGAGAAGGGAGTCCGGAAGGCGGCGCTGCTCTCCGAGTGGGTCCTCCGAGATGTGAGGACGCTGCGGTTCGCCGCCCGCTTCGATCCCGACGTGATCGTGAGCCGACTCAGCCCGACAGCGGTGCACGCCGCGGCGATGGTTGGGGCGGGGTCGGTGGCGTTTCACGACCACGAGGGGACGAACCGGTTGGCGAGTCTCCTTGCACCGTTCACCGACCGACTCTGCACGCCATCGACGTTCGAGGCTGACTTCGGCGCGTCGCACGATCGCCACGACGGCGTCCAAGAGTTGGCGTACCTCCACCCCGATCGGTTCGAACCGAACCGCGAACGGTTGCGCGAATTTGGGGTGAACCCGGACGAGCCGTACGTAGTCCTTCGGTTCGTCGAGATGGGCGCGCATCACGACGTCGGCTTATCAGGCATCTCGGCGGCCGCGAAGCGACGGCTCGTCGACGAACTATCCGCGGACGCGGCGGTGTACGTTTCCTCGGAGGGAGCGGTCCCGACGGAAACCGACGCGGAGCCGGTTCCCGTTCCGCCCGCGCTGATGCACGACCTCCTGAGCGAGGCGTCGCTCTTCGTCACCGACTCGAACACGATGGCGACCGAGGCCGGCCTCTTGGGCACGCCGACGATCAGGTCGGGCGCGTACGCGGAGACAACCGAGTTCAGTAACTTCGAGGTGCTCGCCGAGGCGGGCCTCGTCGAATCGGTCCCCGCGGAGGATCGCGCCGTCGAGCGCGCAGTAACGCTGTTCGAAGATCCGAACGCCGAGCGTCGGTGGCAGCGGCGACGGGACGACTACGTCGCCGACAAACCCGACCTCACCGACTACATCGTCGACACGACACTTTCGGTCGCGACGGACGCGCCGCGCGAGACCGACGTGAGCGCCCGGCGACACCGAGGGCTGGAGGACGAACCAGCGCGAGCGGTCCCGCGAGGAGAGGGCGATGACTGAGATCGAGTCGGCAACCGCGGCGGACGACGGTGTCAGGGAACGCGTCGAGGCCCGTCGTCGGCGACAGGTCCCCGAGGGCAAGTCGTTCGCGCTTTGTCTCACGCACGACGTCGACCGTCCGTACAAGACGTATCAGTCGATCTACTACGCGGTTAGTCAAGGGAAGCTCTCGCAACTGAAATCGCTGCTTCCGGGGCGGAATCCGTACTGGTCGTTCGATCGGATCAAAGCGATCGAGTCCGACCTCGGCGTCCGCTCCTCGTTCAACTTCCTCGACGAGCAGTCGCTCTTCACCGACCGGCCGCGGCGAGAGCTCCTCAGCCCGGAGTCGTGGATGCGCTATGCCGGGCGATACGAGCTCACCGATCCGAAGATCATCGATCTGATCCACGACCTCGACGCGGGCGGGTGGGAGATCGGGCTACACGGGTCCTACGACTCCTACCGGGACCGCGAGCGGCTTCGCGCCGAGAAACGGGGCCTCGAATCGGTGTTGGGTCGGGAAGTCTCCGGAATCAGACAGCATCACCTCAACCTCTCGGTGCCCGATACGTGGCGACACCACTCGGCGATCGGTCTCGACTACGACACGTCTCTCGGATCGTCGGTCGAGTACGGGTTCCAGCACGGCTATGGGATCGTGCGTCCCTTCGACGACTCGTTCGTCGTGTTCCCGCTGACCGCGATGGAAATCGCGTTGCCCATCGACCGCGATCCGCAGGCCGCGTGGGAGGTCGTCGAATCGCTCCTCCTCGAAGCCCGAGAGAACGGTGCGGTGATGAGCGTGCTCTGGCATCCGCGGTTCTTCTGCGAGGACACGCCGGCGTACGGCCCGCTCTACGAGCGGTTAATCGAGCGCGCGCTGGAACTCGACGCGTGGGTCGGGCCCCCCGGGGAGTTATACGAACGGCTCGATCACCCCTCGTCGACGGCGGGTCACGCGTCTCCCTCGGACTGATACGGCTCGCCGACCGCCTCGCGGGGGAGCGTGTTGTGCAGTTCCGATTCGAGGTCCTCCGCCGACTCGAACCTGTCGCTCGACGTCTCTTCGATCAGCTCGCCGAAGTTCTCCGAGCCGTCCGCCAACAGGAGCGTGACGTCTGCGAACTCGTCGGCCGCGTTCGCGCGGTCGATCGGATACTCCAGCGTTTCGAGCGCCTCTCTGACGTGGCTGAATTTCACTTCTCTGCCCATACCTTTCGTACGTCGACACGATACTTGAAGCTGCTCCGTCGGAGAGTGATTCGAGGGCGGACTCGCCCGGGGTAGTGCGGGCGAGAACGAGCTAATCACACGACTCCGTCGACGAGAGGTCGTCGTATGCGCCGAGAGCGTGCAGGTGATATGACAGTATGAGCGAGTTAACAAAGCCTCCGAGACCGGAGGATACACCCAATGGAACTCGAACGGCTCTCGCTATCGGAGTGGGACGACGCACTCCCGAAAACCGGATTCGAGGTGTTCCACTTCCCGGAGGCGCTGTCCGTGCTCGACGATCACACGCCCGGGCAAATGGAGTTACTCGGCGGATTCAAAGGCGACAGACCGACGGCACTGATCCCGGTTTTCGTTCGAGAGCACGCGGTGGGCCGGGTCGTGACCTCACCGCCGCCGGGGATGGGCGTTCCCCGCCTCGGTCCGGTTTTGATGCCAGCGAGTCCGAAGCGTCGGAAACAGGAGAAAGTGAACCAGACCTTCGCGGAACTCGTCATCGACGAACTGGGTCTCACCGCCTCGACGACACTGTTTTCGATGGTGTGTCACTCTCGATTCAGCGATCCCCGGCCGTTCGGCTGGGCCGACTTCGACGTCGGGACGCGATTCACCTATCGGCTCGATCTCGCCGGCCGGGAACCAGAATCGGTGCTCTCGACCGCGAGTAAGAGTCTCCGCCGCGAGGTGAACGACGCCCGCGAGTTAGATCTCAGCGTCGATCGCGAAGGGATCGATTCCGTAAAGCGGATCTTCGAGGACACGCGCGACCGATACGCCGAACAGGGCGAGACCTTCCCCCAGACGTGGCCGTACGTCCGTGACCTCTTCACGGCACTCGGTGAGTACGCGAGGGTCTACGTCGCCAGAGACGGTGACGGCGAATTTCTCACCGGCGTCACAGTCCTGTACTCCCCCCAAGACGCGTACTTCTGGCAGGGCGGCAGTCGGACGGTTCACGACGGCGTCGCCGTGAACAGCCTGCTCCACTGGCGCGTGATCGACGACATCATTCGGGATCCGCCGGTAGAGACCCTCCGATTCTACGACCTGCACGGAGCCAACACCGAGCGGCTCTGTCGCTACAAGAGCAAATTCGGCGGCGATCTGATCCCGTATCACTCCGTCGATACGAACGGGTACCGTATGGACGTCGCAAAGCGCGTCTACGAGCGGTTCGTGCGGTGATTCGATGCGGGTGCTCAGCCTCGTCACCAACAGTCACTCGCGGTTCTACCGCCAGCAGTGCGCCGGGCTCACCGAGCGCGGTCACGAGGTCAATACGGTGGCCGTGCCGGGTCGCTCGAAGGAGTCCGGGCGGTCGCCGTGGACCTACGCCAAGTACTATCCGCGCGTCGTCGCCGCCTCGTTCGGCGACTACGACCTCGTCCACGCGAACTACGGTCTGAGCGCACCGCCGGCGGTCGCGCAACCATCACTGCCGACCGTGCTCTCGCTTTGGGGGAGCGATCTGATGGGCACGTACGGGTGGCTCTCGCGGTACTGCGCGCGGTTCGCAGAGGAGGTGATCGTGATGTCACCGGAGATGGCCGCGCTCCTCGATCGTCCGACGCACGTGATCCCGCACGGGATCGACCTCGAACTGTTCCGACCGCTGCCGCAGTCGTTCGCGCGACGGGAGGTAGGCTGGGACGACGACGCCTATCAGGTGCTTTTCCCGTACCGCCCCTCCCGCCCGTTGAAGAACTTCGAGCGCGCGGAGCGCGTCGTCGACATCGCTCGCGAGCGCGTCGACCGACCGATCGAACTCCGAGTGGCGATCGACGTCGAACACAGCCGGATGCCAGTGTTGATGAACGCCGCGGACG
This DNA window, taken from Halobellus sp. LT62, encodes the following:
- a CDS encoding DUF354 domain-containing protein — encoded protein: MSRVQFDVTHPAHVHLFRHAIGELVADGNTVAVSSREKEITTDLLDAYGIEHTVLSEKGVRKAALLSEWVLRDVRTLRFAARFDPDVIVSRLSPTAVHAAAMVGAGSVAFHDHEGTNRLASLLAPFTDRLCTPSTFEADFGASHDRHDGVQELAYLHPDRFEPNRERLREFGVNPDEPYVVLRFVEMGAHHDVGLSGISAAAKRRLVDELSADAAVYVSSEGAVPTETDAEPVPVPPALMHDLLSEASLFVTDSNTMATEAGLLGTPTIRSGAYAETTEFSNFEVLAEAGLVESVPAEDRAVERAVTLFEDPNAERRWQRRRDDYVADKPDLTDYIVDTTLSVATDAPRETDVSARRHRGLEDEPARAVPRGEGDD
- a CDS encoding polysaccharide deacetylase family protein; translation: MTEIESATAADDGVRERVEARRRRQVPEGKSFALCLTHDVDRPYKTYQSIYYAVSQGKLSQLKSLLPGRNPYWSFDRIKAIESDLGVRSSFNFLDEQSLFTDRPRRELLSPESWMRYAGRYELTDPKIIDLIHDLDAGGWEIGLHGSYDSYRDRERLRAEKRGLESVLGREVSGIRQHHLNLSVPDTWRHHSAIGLDYDTSLGSSVEYGFQHGYGIVRPFDDSFVVFPLTAMEIALPIDRDPQAAWEVVESLLLEARENGAVMSVLWHPRFFCEDTPAYGPLYERLIERALELDAWVGPPGELYERLDHPSSTAGHASPSD
- a CDS encoding DUF5789 family protein, translating into MGREVKFSHVREALETLEYPIDRANAADEFADVTLLLADGSENFGELIEETSSDRFESAEDLESELHNTLPREAVGEPYQSEGDA
- a CDS encoding GNAT family N-acetyltransferase, yielding MELERLSLSEWDDALPKTGFEVFHFPEALSVLDDHTPGQMELLGGFKGDRPTALIPVFVREHAVGRVVTSPPPGMGVPRLGPVLMPASPKRRKQEKVNQTFAELVIDELGLTASTTLFSMVCHSRFSDPRPFGWADFDVGTRFTYRLDLAGREPESVLSTASKSLRREVNDARELDLSVDREGIDSVKRIFEDTRDRYAEQGETFPQTWPYVRDLFTALGEYARVYVARDGDGEFLTGVTVLYSPQDAYFWQGGSRTVHDGVAVNSLLHWRVIDDIIRDPPVETLRFYDLHGANTERLCRYKSKFGGDLIPYHSVDTNGYRMDVAKRVYERFVR
- a CDS encoding glycosyltransferase family 4 protein, translated to MRVLSLVTNSHSRFYRQQCAGLTERGHEVNTVAVPGRSKESGRSPWTYAKYYPRVVAASFGDYDLVHANYGLSAPPAVAQPSLPTVLSLWGSDLMGTYGWLSRYCARFAEEVIVMSPEMAALLDRPTHVIPHGIDLELFRPLPQSFARREVGWDDDAYQVLFPYRPSRPLKNFERAERVVDIARERVDRPIELRVAIDVEHSRMPVLMNAADAVLLTSKREGSPNTVKEAMACNVPVIATDVGDLAERLEPISRSAVSDDDTALAAALAETLRAGERSDGREAIAEIGLQRQLDRLESVFEQAVDAA